A window from Citrus sinensis cultivar Valencia sweet orange chromosome 3, DVS_A1.0, whole genome shotgun sequence encodes these proteins:
- the LOC102628489 gene encoding 65-kDa microtubule-associated protein 4 translates to MLNHHPNEFARLETTCGSLLCELQKIWDEVGESDNERDKMILEIEQECLAVYGRKIDDAKISRAQLLRAIALSEAEVADICSSLGEQPGHCDWTAGGNLRDKLKTITPLLEDMRQRKIDRKNQFLQVLNQLQIISNEICPKDNMYKIIEDEADLSEQRLKELRSQLAYLQEEKSSRLRKVMKHLSNVNSLCMVLGLDFKDTVCKIHPTLNDPKASKDVSNDTIEKMATTIQSLQEVKIQRMQKLQHLATSLVELWNLMDTPLEEQEMFHNITSKIAALEPEITEPNFLSMNNIKYVEGEVSRLEQLKSSKMKELVLKKKLELAEILRKMHTVTETVGDFSIEAIESGSMDFMDLLEQIDLQIAKAKEEASSRKEILEKVEKWFTAREEESWLEEYNRDDNRYNAGRGSHLSLKRAEKARVLVNKIPAMVEALTCKVTAWEKETGTEFSYDGVRLISMLEDYSCMRQEKELERQRQKDHRKLQVQLIAEQEAIYGSKPSPSKSGRKTSTTLTGIASNRKLSLGGVMLQNLKPEKEALCVHSNKKIDGLYRNSPFGRPQSVSLAAGSGRRNSEIPGNVVNKSCSSVAAKARKVESKSARKPLSPVSLAISSKANIANFLEDKKRTHNGTSLKAVPSVAATPSKQIVACNEGNKAPNTMPSVPKTPSTFTAPMLMAMTPATPCVSLGAKANERTGDKIEYSFEEVRAGFICPSKVQF, encoded by the exons ATGTTGAACCATCATCCCAATGAATTTGCACGTCTAGAAACTACATGTGGATCTTTACTATGTGAACTACAG aaaatCTGGGATGAAGTTGGAGAGTCTGACAATGAAAGGGATAAGATGATTCTGGAAATTGAACAAGAGTGCCTTGCTGTATATGGGAGAAAGATAGATGATGCAAAAATTTCCAGAGCTCAACTTCTACGAGCAATTGCTCTCTCTGAAGCTGAAGTTGCTGACATATGCTCCTCATTGGGTGAGCAACCGGGGCAT TGTGATTGGACAGCTGGTGGAAACCTGAGGGACAAACTTAAAACCATTACTCCACTATTGGAGGATATGCGCCAGAGAAAGATAGATAGAAAGaatcaatttcttcaagtgTTAAATCAGTTACAGATAATATCCAACGAGATTTGTCCAAAAGATAATATGTACAAGATTATTGAGGATGAGGCTGATTTGTCTGAGCAAAGATTAAAGGAGTTGCGCAGCCAGTTGGCTTATCTTCAAGAAGAGAAA AGCAGCCGCTTGAGGAAGGTAATGAAGCATCTCAGCAATGTAAACTCCTTGTGTATGGTACTCGGTTTGGATTTCAAAGACACAGTTTGTAAGATCCACCCAACTCTGAATGATCCGAAAGCAAGTAAGGATGTCAGTAATGATACAATTGAGAAGATGGCCACAACTATACAAAGTTTGCAAGAAGTCAAGATACAGAGAATGCAGAAG CTTCAACATCTTGCAACTTCCTTGGTCGAGCTATGGAACTTGATGGACACACCACTAGAGGAGCAGGAGATGTTTCACAACATTACCAGTAAAATTGCTGCTTTAGAACCTGAAATCACTGAGCCCAATTTTCTTTCCATGAACAATATTAAATAT GTTGAGGGGGAAGTGTCAAGACTGGAACAGCTAAAATCCAGCAAAATGAAAGAGCTTGTTCTGAAGAAGAAGTTAGAGCTAGCAGAGATATTGAGGAAGATGCACACGGTGACAGAAACTGTTGGGGATTTTTCAATTGAAGCCATAGAGTCTG GTTCTATGGACTTCATGGACCTACTGGAACAAATTGATCTTCAAATTGCCAAAGCCAAAGAGGAAGCTTCAAgtagaaaagaaatattagaGAAGGTGGAGAAGTGGTTCACTGCACGTGAGGAAGAGTCCTGGCTGGAGGAATACAATAGG GATGATAATCGTTATAATGCTGGAAGAGGTTCACATCTTTCGTTGAAACGTGCTGAGAAAGCCCGTGTCCTGGTTAACAAAATTCCTG CAATGGTGGAAGCATTGACTTGTAAAGTAACAGCTTGGGAGAAAGAAACAGGAACTGAATTTTCATATGATGGT GTACGACTTATTTCTATGCTTGAAGATTACAGCTGCATGAGGCAAGAGAAGGAGTTAGAAAGGCAGAGACAGAAA gATCACAGAAAACTTCAGGTACAGCTTATAGCAGAGCAGGAAGCAATTTATGGATCGAAACCTAGTCCATCAAAGAGTGGAAGGAAGACTTCTACAACTTTAACAGGAATTGCAAGTAATAGGAAACTCTCCCTTGGTGGAGTGATGCTTCAAAACTTAAAGCCTGAAAAAGAAGCTCTGTGTGTGCATTCTAATAAGAAGATTGACGGTTTATATCGAAACAGTCCCTTTGGTCGCCCACAATCTGTTAGTCTTGCAGCTGGTTCTG GTAGGAGAAATTCAGAGATTCCAGGCAATGTAGTAAACAAAAGCTGCTCCTCTGTTGCTGCAAAGGCACGTAAAGTTGAGTCAAAGTCTGCTCGGAAGCCCCTCTCTCCTGTTTCTTTGGCAATTTCCTCCAAGGCCAACATTGCAAATTTCTTggaagataaaaaaagaacacaTAACGGGACATCATTGAAAGCAGTTCCCAGTGTGGCCGCGACTCCTTCCAAGCAAATTGTCGCATGCAATGAAGGAAACAAAGCACCAAATACAATGCCTTCAGTACCAAAAACTCCTTCAACATTTACTGCTCCTATGCTGATGGCAATGACTCCAGCCACCCCTTGTGTTTCTCTTGGTGCCAAGGCAAATGAAAGGACTGGGGATAAAATTGAGTACTCATTTGAAGAGGTAAGAGCTGGTTTTATTTGTCCTAGTAAGGTACAATTTTAG
- the LOC102628010 gene encoding AT-hook motif nuclear-localized protein 1 isoform X2 gives MEAGEGMSTGVTVIGAEAPSAYHVAPRTENPTQVSGSLAVTTSPVSVGLTGTQEKKKRGRPRKYGPDGTMALSPMPISSSVPPSGDFPSGKRGRGRVSGHESELHACSVGTNFTPHVITINAGEDVMMKVISFSQQGPRAICILSANGVISNVTLRQPDSSGGTLTYEGRFEILSLSGSFMLTESQGTRSRSGGMSVSLASPDGRVVGGAVAGLLVAAGPVQVVVGSFLPGNQQEQKPKKQKAESIPAIVTPAPSIVGVIPVNNAEKEGTDGHRQQNSSPLKPNTASSPFRRDNWPTIQEPINSTTDINISLPAS, from the exons ATGGAAGCAGGAGAAGGCATGAGCACAGGAGTTACAGTGATAGGAGCTGAAGCACCATCAGCCTATCACGTGGCTCCAAGAACCGAAAATCCAACCCAGGTATCAGGATCTCTGGCGGTGACCACGTCCCCTGTTAGTGTAGGATTGACTGGCACccaagaaaagaagaagagaggtAGACCGAGGAAGTATGGTCCCGACGGGACTATGGCATTGTCACCCATGCCTATTTCGTCCTCAGTTCCGCCTTCTGGTGATTTTCCTTCTGGGAAGCGAGGAAGAGGACGGGTTAGCGGTCATGAAA GTGAGCTGCATGCTTGTTCTGTTGGCACAAATTTTACGCCCCATGTCATCACTATCAATGCTGGCGAG GATGTTATGATGAAGGTTATATCATTCTCTCAACAAGGACCTCGAGCTATATGCATCTTATCCGCTAATGGAGTGATTTCAAATGTTACACTTCGTCAACCTGATTCTTCTGGGGGTACTCTGACATATGAG gGTCGGTTTGAAATACTCTCCTTGTCTGGATCATTCATGCTTACTGAGAGTCAAGGGACAAGGAGCAGATCTGGTGGTATGAGTGTCTCTTTGGCAAGCCCGGATGGCCGTGTTGTGGGAGGGGCAGTTGCTGGACTTCTTGTAGCAGCGGGTCCAGTGCAG GTTGTGGTAGGCAGTTTTCTACCGGGCAACCAGCAAGAGCAGAAACCCAAGAAACAGAAGGCTGAGTCCATTCCAGCTATTGTTACACCAGCTCCTAGCATTGTTGGGGTCATTCCTGTCAATAATGCAGAAAAGGAGGGCACGGATGGGCACAGGCAACAAAATTCTAGCCCACTAAAGCCAAACACAGCTTCTTCACCTTTCCGGAGAGACAACTGGCCAACCATACAGGAACCAATAAATTCAACAACCGACATAAACATATCTTTGCCTGCAAGTTAA
- the LOC102628010 gene encoding AT-hook motif nuclear-localized protein 1 isoform X1 — translation MEAGEGMSTGVTVIGAEAPSAYHVAPRTENPTQVSGSLAVTTSPVSVGLTGTQEKKKRGRPRKYGPDGTMALSPMPISSSVPPSGDFPSGKRGRGRVSGHESKHYKKMGMDNLGELHACSVGTNFTPHVITINAGEDVMMKVISFSQQGPRAICILSANGVISNVTLRQPDSSGGTLTYEGRFEILSLSGSFMLTESQGTRSRSGGMSVSLASPDGRVVGGAVAGLLVAAGPVQVVVGSFLPGNQQEQKPKKQKAESIPAIVTPAPSIVGVIPVNNAEKEGTDGHRQQNSSPLKPNTASSPFRRDNWPTIQEPINSTTDINISLPAS, via the exons ATGGAAGCAGGAGAAGGCATGAGCACAGGAGTTACAGTGATAGGAGCTGAAGCACCATCAGCCTATCACGTGGCTCCAAGAACCGAAAATCCAACCCAGGTATCAGGATCTCTGGCGGTGACCACGTCCCCTGTTAGTGTAGGATTGACTGGCACccaagaaaagaagaagagaggtAGACCGAGGAAGTATGGTCCCGACGGGACTATGGCATTGTCACCCATGCCTATTTCGTCCTCAGTTCCGCCTTCTGGTGATTTTCCTTCTGGGAAGCGAGGAAGAGGACGGGTTAGCGGTCATGAAAGTAAGCACTACAAGAAAATGGGAATGGACAATTTAG GTGAGCTGCATGCTTGTTCTGTTGGCACAAATTTTACGCCCCATGTCATCACTATCAATGCTGGCGAG GATGTTATGATGAAGGTTATATCATTCTCTCAACAAGGACCTCGAGCTATATGCATCTTATCCGCTAATGGAGTGATTTCAAATGTTACACTTCGTCAACCTGATTCTTCTGGGGGTACTCTGACATATGAG gGTCGGTTTGAAATACTCTCCTTGTCTGGATCATTCATGCTTACTGAGAGTCAAGGGACAAGGAGCAGATCTGGTGGTATGAGTGTCTCTTTGGCAAGCCCGGATGGCCGTGTTGTGGGAGGGGCAGTTGCTGGACTTCTTGTAGCAGCGGGTCCAGTGCAG GTTGTGGTAGGCAGTTTTCTACCGGGCAACCAGCAAGAGCAGAAACCCAAGAAACAGAAGGCTGAGTCCATTCCAGCTATTGTTACACCAGCTCCTAGCATTGTTGGGGTCATTCCTGTCAATAATGCAGAAAAGGAGGGCACGGATGGGCACAGGCAACAAAATTCTAGCCCACTAAAGCCAAACACAGCTTCTTCACCTTTCCGGAGAGACAACTGGCCAACCATACAGGAACCAATAAATTCAACAACCGACATAAACATATCTTTGCCTGCAAGTTAA
- the LOC102627512 gene encoding protein cornichon homolog 4 isoform X1 translates to MEDLLGWFLVFIFLISLLGILSYQLQLMYLTDLEGDYINPYDSAAQINMLVFPEFFTQGTLCILFLITEHWFMFLLSLPYLYFNVRLYTRRQHLVDVTEIYSQLTWEKHLRLYKLCYLIILLVLCIFWLLWTVGRDKH, encoded by the exons ATGGAAGATCTACTTGGCTGGTTCTTGGTCTTCATCTTCCTTATATCTCTGCTTGGCATTCTCAGTTACCAG TTGCAGTTGATGTACTTGACTGACCTCGAGGGTGACTACATTAACCCGTATGATTCGGCTGCTCAGATAAACATGCTAGTATTCCCGGAGTTTTTTACTCAAGGAACCTTATGCATCCTCTTTCTTATAACAGAGCATTGGTTTATGTTCCTTTTGAGTCTACCGTACCTGTACTTCAATGTCAGATT GTATACGAGGAGACAGCACTTGGTGGATGTAACTGAGATCTATAGCCAGCTGACCTGGGAAAAGCATCTAAGGCTTTATAAGCTTTGCTATCTTATAATCCTCCTCGTCCTTTGTATATTCTG GTTACTTTGGACTGTTGGAAGAGATAAGCATTGA
- the LOC102627512 gene encoding protein cornichon homolog 4 isoform X2: protein MEDLLGWFLVFIFLISLLGILSYQLMYLTDLEGDYINPYDSAAQINMLVFPEFFTQGTLCILFLITEHWFMFLLSLPYLYFNVRLYTRRQHLVDVTEIYSQLTWEKHLRLYKLCYLIILLVLCIFWLLWTVGRDKH, encoded by the exons ATGGAAGATCTACTTGGCTGGTTCTTGGTCTTCATCTTCCTTATATCTCTGCTTGGCATTCTCAGTTACCAG TTGATGTACTTGACTGACCTCGAGGGTGACTACATTAACCCGTATGATTCGGCTGCTCAGATAAACATGCTAGTATTCCCGGAGTTTTTTACTCAAGGAACCTTATGCATCCTCTTTCTTATAACAGAGCATTGGTTTATGTTCCTTTTGAGTCTACCGTACCTGTACTTCAATGTCAGATT GTATACGAGGAGACAGCACTTGGTGGATGTAACTGAGATCTATAGCCAGCTGACCTGGGAAAAGCATCTAAGGCTTTATAAGCTTTGCTATCTTATAATCCTCCTCGTCCTTTGTATATTCTG GTTACTTTGGACTGTTGGAAGAGATAAGCATTGA
- the LOC102626953 gene encoding proteasome subunit beta type-1, with product MTKQHPAWSPYDNNGGTCVAIAGADYCVIAADTRMSTGYSILTRDYSKICKLADKCVMASSGFQADVKALQKLLAARHLIYQHQHNKQMSCPGMAQLLSNTLYYKRFFPYYSFNVLGGLDNEGKGCVYTYDAVGSYERVGYSSQGSGSTLIMPFLDNQLKSPSPLLLPAQDAVTPLSEAEAVDLVKTCFASATERDIYTANKLEIVVLNKGGIHREYMELRKD from the exons ATGACGAAGCAGCATCCTGCATGGTCTCCATACGACAACAATGGAGG AACTTGTGTTGCGATTGCTGGAGCTGATTACTGTGTAATCGCTGCCGACACTCGAATGTCAACCGGTTACAGTATCCTCACTCGCGATTACTCCAAAATCTGTAAACT GGCAGACAAATGTGTTATGGCCTCTTCTGGTTTTCAAGCTGATGTGAAAGCCTTACAAAAACTCTTGGCAGCAAGGCACTTG ATCTATCAGCATCAGCACAACAAGCAAATGAGCTGCCCTGGAATGGCTCAACTACTCTCCAACACCCTGTACTACAAGCGTTTCTTTCCTTACTATTCATTTAATGTCTTGGGTGGGCTTGACAATGAAg GGAAGGGTTGTGTCTACACATATGATGCTGTTGGTTCCTATGAGAGGGTTGGATATAGCTCCCAAGGTTCTGGGTCCACGCTCATCATGCCATTCCTGGATAACCAACTAAAGTCTCCCAGTCCTCTCCTACTGCCTGCCCAG GATGCTGTTACTCCTCTTTCAGAGGCTGAAGCAGTTGATTTGGTCAAAACTTGTTTTGCATCAGCAACTGAGAGAGACATATACACGGCAA ACAAACTTGAAATTGTTGTCCTAAACAAAGGTGGTATTCATCGTGAATACATGGAACTGAGGAAGGATTAA
- the LOC102627225 gene encoding uncharacterized protein LOC102627225 encodes MALMASSNGYCYYNYKKKYNKRYNCSTVPRITLSQSQEPRDQTSRREIILRSSEVAVIGAIFNLSGKKPEYLGVQKNQQALALCPATKNCISTAENISDLTHYAPPWNYNRGRKKPVSREVAMEELLQVIKSTKPDRFTPRLVEKKDDYVHVEYESPVLGLVDDVEFWFPPERDSIVEYRSASRLGNFDFDANRKRIKALRLALEKKGWASVDSF; translated from the exons ATGGCTTTAATGGCGAGTTCTAACGGATACTGCTACTATAACTACAAGAAGAAGTACAACAAACGCTACAACTGTTCCACTGTTCCCCGTATTACCCTTTCTCAGTCTCAGGAGCCCAGAGACCAAACCAGTCGAAG GGAAATAATACTGAGGAGCAGTGAAGTAGCAGTAATCGGGGCCATTTTCAATCTCAG CGGAAAAAAGCCCGAGTACTTGGGAGTTCAGAAAAATCAACAAGCATTGGCACTGTGCCCAGCTACCAAGAACTGTATTTCTACTGCTGAGAATATCAGTGATCTCACTCACTATGCACCTCCTTG gaaCTACAATCGTGGTAGGAAAAAGCCTGTTAGCAGAGAAGTTGCAATGGAAGAGCTCCTTCAAGTG ATTAAATCAACAAAACCAGACAGATTTACCCCACGCCTTGTGGAAAAGAAAGATGATTATGTGCATGTGGAGTATGAAAGCCCAGTCCTGGGG CTTGTGGATGATGTTGAGTTCTGGTTTCCTCCTGAGAGAGATTCCATTGTTGAATATAGATCTGCTTCGCGTCTCGGAAACTTTGATTTTGATGCCAATAGAAAGAGAATCAAG GCACTGCGATTAGCATTAGAGAAGAAAGGATGGGCTTCTGTAGACTCCTTTTGA